The following coding sequences lie in one Lytechinus pictus isolate F3 Inbred unplaced genomic scaffold, Lp3.0 scaffold_20, whole genome shotgun sequence genomic window:
- the LOC129282544 gene encoding uncharacterized protein LOC129282544: MKVIVALVFFSAVIATGYSSRSRNRFDDNRPIESYRLLDALEYTCTDILPLLDHLKYVDRVFGSTKTLVQPVCKYILQEADNFDPTKFCTFVTEYIRTLALLDPGRDVGTGNICQRRDDYDLVFELVANATRNLYGIDPNNATTICPNANKLFEPTLGTLFEDIMTEYYIELLTEAIPALVSLCHDRKSFYTAIGVPVDSPYEQLANSLLDIGSENAGFDDYADFCDTTKPWFSQGYAGRRKGANLLVILMRDKFYDALDQY; encoded by the exons ATGAAGGTGATCGTTGCACTCGTCTTCTTCTCTGCCGTCATCGCAACCGGTTATTCGTCGAGGTCAAGAAATCGGTTCGATGACAACCGTCCGATCGAGTCGTACCGACTACTCGATGCTCTGGAATACACCTGCACTGACATCTTGCCTCTACTGGATCACCTGAAGTACGTCGATCGTGTCTTTGGTAGTACGAAGACATTGGTACAACCCGTGTGTAAATACATCCTGCAGGAGGCCGACAATTTTGACCCCACCAAATTCTGCACGTTCGTGACAGAGTATATCCGCACGCTTGCCCTGTTGGACCCTGGCCGGGACGTTGGTACTGGCAACATATGTCAACGTCGTGATGATTACGATCTTGTCTTTGAATTGGTGGCAAATGCCACAAGAAACTTGTATGGAATTGACCCCAATAACGCGACAACCATCTGTCCAAACGCGAATAAGTTGTTCGAGCCGACACTGGGCACGCTCTTTGAGGACATCATGACCGAGTATTACATCGAGCTGCTCACCGAAGCCATCCCCGCTTTGGTGTCTCTCTGTCACGACCGGAAATCCTTCTACACGGCCATTGGTGTGCCAGTTGACTCCCCTTACGAGCAGTTGGCCAACAGTCTCCTCGACATTGGCTCAGAGAACGCGGGATTTGATGATTATGCCGACTTTTGTGATACAACCAAACCATGGTTTAGCCAAG GTTATGCTGGTCGCAGGAAGGGTGCCAATCTCCTTGTCATCCTGATGAGGGATAAATTCTACGACGCACTCGACCAATATTGA